One part of the Granulicella arctica genome encodes these proteins:
- a CDS encoding SGNH/GDSL hydrolase family protein, with product MLAGCGSNIYSAIVTTSSAKYRAYGDSITAGATLADPATQAYPALVAQDENLTLANNAISGDQACDVPTRQIFANADSPSLVAPPKYSLLIGTNDVDRKGTGDYEAIYILCHQAAIAWLALPVEYKVLANSTGVTTTGSGAIDTTNHWNAWTTGALGSSISFTITTSSIGPIYAWPRIDDTNPGTYTYSLDGVVLGTGNTQTTPRIATGNGTTNSLGLLRLPAVAIGKHVVTFTQTSAGSNGMSIVGIGAPRKVETSTLPTVLVGTIPFQLHGPHGDACSLSDAPCLKYIQDIQADVDLFSGDGLDVRLFDTRQYMFGTSSEMNDPLHPNAKGQIELSHAVEAVF from the coding sequence TTGCTGGCTGGTTGTGGCAGTAACATTTATTCGGCTATCGTCACCACCTCGTCAGCAAAGTATCGAGCTTACGGAGATTCCATTACTGCTGGTGCCACGCTTGCAGACCCTGCAACCCAGGCCTACCCCGCATTGGTGGCTCAAGACGAAAACCTGACCCTGGCCAACAACGCAATCAGCGGCGATCAGGCATGTGACGTCCCAACACGACAGATCTTTGCCAACGCAGACAGCCCTTCTCTCGTTGCGCCTCCGAAGTACAGCCTGCTCATCGGCACCAACGATGTGGACCGCAAAGGCACCGGCGACTATGAAGCCATCTATATTCTGTGCCATCAGGCCGCGATCGCATGGCTTGCTCTGCCGGTGGAATACAAGGTCCTTGCCAATAGCACCGGAGTGACAACGACCGGAAGCGGCGCGATCGACACCACCAATCACTGGAACGCCTGGACGACCGGAGCGCTTGGATCGAGCATCAGCTTTACCATCACCACCAGCAGCATCGGCCCAATCTACGCATGGCCCCGCATCGACGATACCAATCCGGGAACCTATACCTATTCACTCGATGGCGTTGTCCTCGGCACTGGCAACACCCAGACGACGCCGAGAATCGCCACAGGCAACGGCACCACCAACTCGCTCGGCCTCCTTCGCCTGCCCGCGGTGGCCATCGGCAAACATGTGGTTACATTCACCCAGACGAGCGCAGGCTCAAACGGCATGTCCATCGTCGGAATCGGCGCGCCTCGGAAAGTAGAGACCAGCACCTTACCTACCGTGCTCGTCGGCACGATTCCCTTTCAGCTGCATGGCCCCCACGGAGACGCATGCAGCTTGTCGGATGCACCCTGCCTGAAGTACATCCAGGACATCCAGGCCGACGTCGACCTCTTCTCCGGAGACGGCCTTGATGTACGCCTCTTTGACACACGTCAATACATGTTCGGCACGTCATCCGAGATGAATGACCCTCTGCATCCCAACGCCAAGGGGCAGATCGAACTGAGCCACGCGGTGGAAGCAGTTTTTTGA